A section of the Bombus terrestris chromosome 2, iyBomTerr1.2, whole genome shotgun sequence genome encodes:
- the LOC100649041 gene encoding uncharacterized protein LOC100649041 has product MIMTASQEGFKYVIQKQERQKICFGSGRPRDTSKKNMTPFMRYYTLEDHPSVTPNSYDVLKSFKTIITKPCSHSISKKGYSGIARFGKKVEVKDIYPSPLDYNTSTFPKLIHKSKYPFDSSSKRQTFVDNTTPGPGMYVSIKRKGPTFKHSFGGSVKMNLGVNLKCCNRNTDICKICGTKPLGDYWHFKNEIFLCRPCMIKEYEKETKFKQRELEQFHKIRDCSIMHQHETTTAKIWLMHPRRAVQWIHKEAYLSSYFNE; this is encoded by the exons ATGATAATGACAGCTAGTCAGGaag GATTTAAATACGTCATACAAAAACAAGAGCGGCAAAAGATATGTTTTGGATCTGGACGTCCCCGCGATACTTCAAAAAAAAATATGACTCCATTTATGAGATACTATACATTAGAAGATCATCCAAGTGTAACACCTAATTCATATGATgttttaaaatcatttaaaacAATTATAACTAAG CCTTGTTCTCATAGTATTAGTAAGAAAGGTTACAGTGGCATTGCTAGATTTGGTAAAAAAGTTGAAGTGAAAGATATTTATCCATCGCCATTAGATTACAATACTTCTACATTTCCTAAACTAATACATAAATCAAAGTATCCATTTGATTCTAGCAGCAAAAGACAGACTTTTGTTGACAATACAACTCCAGg CCCAGGAATGTATGTTAGTATTAAAAGAAAAGGTCCTACATTCAAACACAGTTTTGGTGGTAGTGTAAAAATGAATCTTGGAGTGAATCTTAAATGTTGTAATCGAAACACAGATATTTGCAAGATATGTGGGACAAAACCACTTGGTGATTATTGgcatttcaaaaatgaaatatttttatgcagGCCATGTATGATTAAAGAATATGAGAAGGAAACAAAGTTTAAACAAAGAGAATTAGAACAATTTCAt aaaatacgaGATTGTTCAATTATGCATCAACATGAAACTACAACTGCAAAAATATGGTTGATGCATCCTAGAAGAGCTGTACAATGGATACACAAAGAAGCTTATCTTTCTAGTTACTTCAAtgaataa
- the LOC100649159 gene encoding general transcription factor IIH subunit 1: MTTSSEDVLMQVGQVRYKKGDGTLYVMNERIAWMLDNRDTVSVSHKYADIKLQKISPEGKSKIQLQVVLHDGSSSIFHFVNRNGQEAQIKDRDDVKELLQQLLPKFKRKVNKELEEKNRMLQENPVLLQLYRDLVITQVISSEEFWSQHAAEYTQAKKSQRQEIGVNSAFLADIKPQTDGCNGLKYNLTVDIIECIFKTYPAVKRKHQENVPHKMSESDFWTKFFQSHYFHRDRINAGTKDLFTECAKIDDQELKKDIQSGIDDPLVDITSFEDQTLDDNYGNGPSKSDKVSGNIVHQSMIKRFNQHSIMVLKASTAKQSTQSIQPQLNGSTPSASKTTTLSNQLDERPKKKLRIQEKLIYDDLDTTHDINTNNSAPLNLNHIDRYLHGPVPGYGNTEPTSEELLMTLNQLRKEVSGWLAGNSIPRQLATSLVSPAAAVSALGELTPGGSLMKGFREESLGQLIPKDLERELRNVYVCTCELLRHFWRSFPPTTPQLEEKAIRMHEALHRFHSAKLKPFEDRVQRDFSAVSQHLTSHLNQLLNTAYRKFAVWQQRKMQMR, encoded by the exons ATGACTACATCATCGGAAGATGTTCTAATGCAAGTAGGACAAGTTCGTTATAAAAAAGGAGATGGCACTTTATATGTCATGAATGAAAGAATAGCCTGGATGCTTGATAACAGAGACACTGTATCAGTCAGCCACAAATATGCTGACATTAAGT TACAAAAGATATCACCAGAAGGAAAATCAAAAATACAATTACAAGTTGTATTACATGATGGTTCATCatctatatttcattttgtaaacAGAAATGGGCAAGAGGCACAAATTAAAGATCGTGATGATGTAAAAGAATTACTTCAGCAATTATTaccaaaatttaaaagaaaagtaaataaagAATTGGAAGAAAAAAATAG AATGCTTCAAGAAAATCCTGTATTGCTTCAGTTATACAGAGATTTGGTTATTACACAAGTTATTTCATCTGAAGAATTTTGGTCACAACATGCTGCAGAATATACCCAAGCTAAAAAAAGTCAAAGACAAGAAATAGGAGTAAATAGTGCTTTTCTG GCTGATATAAAACCACAAACTGATGGTTGTAAtggattgaaatataatttaactgTTGATATTATAGAGTGTATATTTAAGACTTATCCAGCAGTAAAAAGAAAACATCAAGAAAATGTGCCTCATAAAATGTCAGAATCTGATTTTTGGACAAAATTCTTTCAGTCACATTATTTTCATCGAGATCGTATCAATGCAGGGACCAAGGATCTTTTTACCGAATGTGCCAAAATAGATGATCAAGAActtaaaaaagatattcaatCGGGTATTGATGATCCATTGGTGGATATAACTTCTTTTGAGGATCAAACTCTAGATGATAATTATGGGAATGGACCTAGTAAATCTGACAAAGTTTCAGGAAATATTGTACATCAAAGTATGATTAAGAGATTTAATCAACATAGTATCATGGTTTTAAAGGCCAGCACTGCCAAGCAATCTACACAATCCATTCAACCACAATTAAATGGATCAACGCCATCAGCAAGTAAAACTACAACACTGTCTAATCAGTTAGATGAACGaccaaagaaaaaa cttagaatacaagaaaaattaatttatgatgATCTTGATACCACTCATgatattaatacaaataatagtGCACCATTAAATTTGAATCATATAGACAGGTATTTACATGGTCCAGTGCCAGGATATGGTAATACGGAACCGACGTCTGAAGAACTTCTTATGACATTAAATCAATTAAGAAAGGAAGTAAGTGGTTGGCTGGCAGGAAATAGTATACCAAGGCAATTAGCAACATCATTAGTTAGCCCAGCTGCAGCAGTCTCTGCCCTAGGAGAATTAACTCCAGGTGGTTCTTTAATGAAAGGCTTCAGAGAAGAAAGTCTTGGAC AATTAATACCAAAGGATTTAGAAAGAGAACTACGTaatgtatatgtgtgtacatGTGAACTTCTAAGGCATTTTTGGCGAAGTTTCCCACCTACAACTCCACAGCTTGAAGAAAAAGCTATTAGAATGCACGAAGCATTACATAGATTTCATTCTGCTAAACTTAAACCTTTTGAA gaTCGTGTTCAACGAGATTTTTCTGCTGTTAGTCAACATTTAACAAGTCATTTAAATCAACTATTAAATACAGCATATAGAAAATTCGCAGTTTGGCAACAACGTAAGATGCAAATGAGGTAG